A single window of Sphaerodactylus townsendi isolate TG3544 linkage group LG03, MPM_Stown_v2.3, whole genome shotgun sequence DNA harbors:
- the LOC125428977 gene encoding vegetative cell wall protein gp1-like: MSSHHSLSDPAKPPSSPLVPNPGPSSPPEPPLSDEPNPAFPGVPVAPWPPLPVWSVKPLNPDHLQPSGPEVPKEPEGLPACPNPSYAFQPSKPIEPNNPGPPTPLQSSLSDETTSSRFSVAPLPEGSHKPVSPQQLGPGKPEGPPKSPGTRHPRPQLSKPSHPPKPPLPDDPYLPSPMLPVAPWPPLPEWDDSGKPPKDQSDKD, translated from the coding sequence ATGTCTAGCCATCATTCTTTGTCTGACCCTGCTAAACCACCCAGTAGCCCTTTGGTGCCAAATCCTGGCCCATCGAGTCCTCCTGAACCACCACTGTCTGATGAGCCGAATCCTGCTTTTCCAGGCGTTCCTGTTGCACCTTGGCCACCATTGCCTGTGTGGTCCGTGAAGCCTCTCAACCCTGACCATCTTCAGCCATCAGGACCTGAGGTTCCTAAAGAACCAGAAGGACTTCCAGCATGTCCAAATCCTAGCTATGCTTTTCAGCCATCAAAACCTATAGAACCCAACAACCCAGGACCACCAACCCCTCTGCAGTCATCCCTGTCTGATGAGACAACCTCTTCTAGGTTTTCTGTTGCACCACTGCCCGAGGGGTCTCACAAACCAGTCAGTCCTCAACAATTGGGACCTGGGAAACCAGAAGgaccccctaaatctccaggcaCTAGGCACCCAAGACCTCAGCTATCAAAACCATCCCATCCTCCTAAGCCACCCTTGCCAGATGATCCATATCTACCTTCTCCAATGCTTCCTGTTGCTCCTTGGCCACCACTACCTGAGTGGGATGATTCAGGGAAACCCCCTAAAGATCAATCTGATAAAGACTAA